A genomic stretch from Setaria italica strain Yugu1 chromosome VII, Setaria_italica_v2.0, whole genome shotgun sequence includes:
- the LOC101760223 gene encoding protein RKD5 — MDMDAAVSTLTALSIFASTVEHAAFRSVHGYRVIGRKDGKWVRWERWVERQFVLSLSVPPCREVAVPAASPRILMAGWRGRPVFREGQTVGTWRCIVAFDSVAAVKPSSPPPPVLSPLVNPQLECLPNLYKDLQKVFQFQKVEKVPRRVLRDAKEQPIHSGEQEKTSDEADSSGSDSDGDTQSDKELAPSVQKQPRANRKHIDSITLVEIAQYFHLPIREASKTLKIGVSILKRKCRKYGIPRWPHRKIKSLDSLIQDLEYVLEDDPEEDGQQELLQMEEEKQAAAIKALTKRKKMLESEKETLQQKPALDLMTETKQFRDDVFKRRYRAKSAAIDMEMEMETE, encoded by the exons ATGGACATGGACGCCGCCGTCTCCACCCTCACCGCGCTCTCCATCTTCGCGAGCACCGTCGAACACG CCGCCTTCAGGAGCGTGCACGGGTACAGGGTGATCGGGAGGAAAGATGGGAAATGGGTCCGGTGGGAGAGGTGGGTGGAGCGGCAGTTCGtcctctccctctccgtccCGCCGTGCCGCGAGgtcgccgtccccgccgcctcgccgcggaTACTGATGgcggggtggcgcggccggccggtgttCCGCGAGGGTCAGACCGTGGGCACCTGGCGGTGCATTGTGGCGTTCGATTCCGTCGCCGCCGTCAAgccgtcctccccgccgccgcccgtgctcTCCCCCTTAGT GAATCCACAGCTGGAGTGTCTACCTAATCTGTACAAGGACCTGCAAAAGGTTTTTCAGTTTCAGAAGGTGGAAAAGGTCCCACGGCGCGTTCTCCGTGATGCAAAAGAGCAACCAATCCATTCTGGTGAGCAGGAGAAAACTTCTGATGAAGCTGATTCATCAGGGTCTGATTCTGATGGGGATACTCAATCTGATAaag AACTTGCACCATCAGTTCAGAAGCAGCCGAGAGCCAACCGGAAGCATATAGATAGCATTACTTTGGTTGAAATAGCGCAGTACTTCCATCTTCCAATCAGAGAAGCGTCAAAGACTCTCAAGATTGGAGTAAGCATACTGAAGAGAAAATGCCGGAAATATGGGATACCTCGCTGGCCTCACCGCAAAATCAAATCTCTGGACTCCCTCATTCAAGACCTTGAG TATGTGCTTGAGGACGATCCAGAAGAGGATGGGCAGCAGGAGTTGCTGcagatggaggaggagaagcaggccGCTGCAATAAAGGCCCTCACGAAGCGGAAGAAGATGCTGGAGAGCGAGAAGGAGACCCTGCAGCAGAAGCCAGCCTTGGACCTGATGACTGAAACTAAGCAGTTCCGGGATGATGTTTTCAAGAGGAGATACAGGGCCAAAAGTGCTGCCATcgacatggagatggagatggagacggagTAG
- the LOC101759808 gene encoding probable serine/threonine-protein kinase PIX13, translating into MGNCLGSEEAELEAVKNVGRHGQTQAPARALPMAAPEPDPSMSSSSGHPSSRSPGSSMSSIATTRSGSSSSSLAAYPEGRILEAPNLRVFTFAELRSATRNFKPDTVLGEGGFGRVYKGWVDERTMNPTRSGIGMVVAVKKLNPESVQGLQEWQSEVNFLGRLSHPNLVRLLGYCVEDRELLLVYEFMPKGNLENHLFRKGGAFEPIPWNLRLRIAIGAARGLAFLHSSERQIIYRDFKASNILLDTNYNAKLSDFGLAKHGPTGGDSHVTTRVMGTYGYAAPEYVATGHLYVKSDVWAFGVVLLEMLTGLRALDTGRPAQQHNLVDWAKPHLADRRKLARLVDPRLEGQYPSKAALQAAQLSLRCLEGDPRSRPSMAEVVAALEEIEQIKVRPKGGGAPREERRGATARRARGPAGPAGRGAATTTTPRLQV; encoded by the exons ATGGGGAACTGCCTCGGCTCGGAGGAAGCCGAATTGGAGGCCGTGAAGAACGTTGGCCGCCATGGGCAGACCCAAG CACCTGCACGGGCGCTTCCGATGGCGGCACCGGAGCCGGACCCTTCGATGAGCTCATCATCGGGGCACCCGAGCAGCAGGTCCCCGGGGTCGTCCATGAGCAGCATCGCGACGACCcggagcggcagcagcagcagcagcctggcCGCGTACCCGGAGGGCCGGATCCTGGAGGCGCCCAACCTGCGCGTCTTCACCTTCGCGGAGCTCCGGTCGGCGACGCGCAACTTCAAGCCCGACACGGTGCTCGGCGAGGGCGGGTTCGGGCGGGTGTACAAGGGCTGGGTCGACGAGCGGACCATGAACCCCACGCGCTCCGGCATCGGCATGGTCGTCGCCGTCAAGAAGCTCAACCCCGAGAGCGTGCAGGGCCTCCAGGAGTGGCAG TCGGAGGTGAACTTTCTCGGGAGGCTGTCGCATCCGAACCTGGTGAGGCTGCTGGGGTACTGCGTGGAGGACAGGGAGCTGCTGCTCGTGTACGAGTTCATGCCCAAAGGCAACCTCGAGAATCATCTCTTTAGAA AGGGTGGAGCCTTCGAACCCATCCCCTGGAACCTTCGGCTTCGGATAGCCATTGGTGCGGCCCGTGGTCTCGCGTTCCTCCACTCATCGGAGAGGCAGATCATCTACCGAGACTTCAAGGCTTCCAATATTCTCCTCGACACG AATTACAACGCCAAGCTCTCGGATTTCGGCCTCGCCAAGCACGGCCCTACCGGCGGCGACAGCCACGTCACGACGCGCGTCATGGGCACGTACGGCTACGCTGCCCCGGAGTACGTCGCCACAG GGCACCTGTACGTGAAGAGCGACGTGTGGGCCTTCGGCGTGGTGCTGCTGGAGATGCTGACGGGCCTGCGCGCGCTGGACACGGGCCGCCCCGCGCAGCAGCACAACCTGGTGGACTGGGCCAAGCCGCACCTGGCGGACCGGCGGAAGCTGGCCCGGCTGGTCGACCCGAGGCTCGAGGGCCAGTACCCGTCCAAGGCCGCGCTGCAGGCGGCCCAGCTCTCGCTGCGCTGCCTCGAGGGGGACCCCAGGAGCCGGCCATCCATGGCCGAGGTCGTCGCTGCGCTCGAGGAGATCGAGCAGATCAAGGTGCGGcccaagggcggcggcgcgccgcgggaggagcggcggggcgCAACCGCTCGTCGCGCCCGAGGTCCGGCGGGTCCGGCCGGGCGGGgagcagccaccaccaccactccccGTCTCCAAGTATGA